The following coding sequences lie in one Arachis ipaensis cultivar K30076 chromosome B05, Araip1.1, whole genome shotgun sequence genomic window:
- the LOC107643037 gene encoding thylakoid lumenal protein TL20.3, chloroplastic isoform X1, producing the protein MALNSLTPLSTGCLHASKTCNVHQSYFHPKGAFKVVCEMKRNTEPRRKWGKLVSATLAAAVIAFSSDMSALADLNKFEAEMRGEFGIGSAAQYGSADLRKAVHVNENFRRANFTAADMRESDFSGSTFNGAYLEKAVAYKANFTGADLSDTLMDRMVLNEANFTNAILLRTVLTRSDLGGAIIEGADFSDAVLDLPQKQALCKYASGTNPVTGVSTRLSLGCGNKRRNAYGSPSSPLLSAPPQKLLDRDGFCDEATGLCDAK; encoded by the exons ATGGCACTAAATTCATTGACTCCGCTTTCCACAGGCTGTCTTCACGCATCCAAGACTTGCAATGTACACCAATCTTATTTTCATCCAAAGGGAGCTTTTAAAGTTGTCTGTGAAATGAAGAGAAACACAGAACCCAGGAGGAAGTGGGGGAAACTGGTTTCCGCCACGTTGGCAGCGGCAGTTATTGCCTTCAGCTCTGACATGTCTGCCCTTGCTGATCTCAACAAATTCGAGGCCGAAATGAGGGGTGAATTCGGCATTGGATCCGCTGCTCAGTATGGTTCTGCCGACCTCAG GAAAGCAGTGCATGTGAATGAAAATTTCAG AAGAGCCAATTTCACAGCTGCTGATATGAGAGAATCTGATTTTAGCGGTTCAACCTTCAATGGTGCATATCTTGAGAAAGCTGTTGCATACAAGGCTAATTTTACAG GTGCCGATTTAAGTGACACTTTGATGGATCGAATG GTTCTTAATGAAGCCAATTTCACAAATGCTATTCTCCTTAGAACAGTGCTGACACGGAGTGACCTTGGAGGTGCCATCATTGAAGGTGCTGATTTCAGTGATGCTGTGTTGGACCTTCCACAAAAGCAG GCTTTATGCAAGTATGCAAGCGGCACAAATCCTGTAACAGGAGTAAGCACAAGATTAAGCTTGGGTTGTGGCAACAAACGACGAAATGCATATGGCAGCCCGTCGTCTCCCCTGTTAAGTGCTCCACCACAGAAACTGCTTGATCGAGATGGTTTCTGTGATGAAGCAACTGGCCTTTGCGATGCAAAGTAG
- the LOC107643037 gene encoding thylakoid lumenal protein TL20.3, chloroplastic isoform X3, with amino-acid sequence MKISAADMRESDFSGSTFNGAYLEKAVAYKANFTGADLSDTLMDRMVLNEANFTNAILLRTVLTRSDLGGAIIEGADFSDAVLDLPQKQALCKYASGTNPVTGVSTRLSLGCGNKRRNAYGSPSSPLLSAPPQKLLDRDGFCDEATGLCDAK; translated from the exons ATGAAAATTTCAG CTGCTGATATGAGAGAATCTGATTTTAGCGGTTCAACCTTCAATGGTGCATATCTTGAGAAAGCTGTTGCATACAAGGCTAATTTTACAG GTGCCGATTTAAGTGACACTTTGATGGATCGAATG GTTCTTAATGAAGCCAATTTCACAAATGCTATTCTCCTTAGAACAGTGCTGACACGGAGTGACCTTGGAGGTGCCATCATTGAAGGTGCTGATTTCAGTGATGCTGTGTTGGACCTTCCACAAAAGCAG GCTTTATGCAAGTATGCAAGCGGCACAAATCCTGTAACAGGAGTAAGCACAAGATTAAGCTTGGGTTGTGGCAACAAACGACGAAATGCATATGGCAGCCCGTCGTCTCCCCTGTTAAGTGCTCCACCACAGAAACTGCTTGATCGAGATGGTTTCTGTGATGAAGCAACTGGCCTTTGCGATGCAAAGTAG
- the LOC107643037 gene encoding thylakoid lumenal protein TL20.3, chloroplastic isoform X2, producing the protein MVLPTSVHVNENFRRANFTAADMRESDFSGSTFNGAYLEKAVAYKANFTGADLSDTLMDRMVLNEANFTNAILLRTVLTRSDLGGAIIEGADFSDAVLDLPQKQALCKYASGTNPVTGVSTRLSLGCGNKRRNAYGSPSSPLLSAPPQKLLDRDGFCDEATGLCDAK; encoded by the exons ATGGTTCTGCCGACCTCAG TGCATGTGAATGAAAATTTCAG AAGAGCCAATTTCACAGCTGCTGATATGAGAGAATCTGATTTTAGCGGTTCAACCTTCAATGGTGCATATCTTGAGAAAGCTGTTGCATACAAGGCTAATTTTACAG GTGCCGATTTAAGTGACACTTTGATGGATCGAATG GTTCTTAATGAAGCCAATTTCACAAATGCTATTCTCCTTAGAACAGTGCTGACACGGAGTGACCTTGGAGGTGCCATCATTGAAGGTGCTGATTTCAGTGATGCTGTGTTGGACCTTCCACAAAAGCAG GCTTTATGCAAGTATGCAAGCGGCACAAATCCTGTAACAGGAGTAAGCACAAGATTAAGCTTGGGTTGTGGCAACAAACGACGAAATGCATATGGCAGCCCGTCGTCTCCCCTGTTAAGTGCTCCACCACAGAAACTGCTTGATCGAGATGGTTTCTGTGATGAAGCAACTGGCCTTTGCGATGCAAAGTAG